The nucleotide window TGGGGTGGTTGCATTATTCTAGAGGCAtgatatttaatgttttgtccGTCCCATTTGAGGATGATACACAAAATACTCcgtaaaaaaaaatcagtccgcacaacacaacacaaatcaactgctgctctggcttcctcctctaaaatgaatcaacacctctctgaccCAGTTTCAACAAAAGCATCGGCACATTGCAcgttgaaatattaaaatatgctAGTTTTTAAATAGTGTTCCCAATCAGCTGGCACCTGAGTGAGAGCTTTAACAACCAGTGTCTCAATCTACCAGCATTTGTAACCTAAGATAGTGATGTGTAGTGCTTTAACAATTATCTTTGTTATCAGTCAAACTGAGTGTTATTTTCCTGATAAACctttttaatttataaaatgtcaggaaataatgaaaaaatgcccatcacagttCTCTAAGGCCAAAATGATTTTTGAATGTTGCTcgttttgtctgaccaacactCCAAAACCTCAAAGTATTCAGGTGCTGCTTTTCTTAGACAgggaaaaacagcaaacactcacaacagAGAAGCTGGAACTAGAGAATGTTTGCCACTAATGCTTGTTAATGCTTACTTCAAAAATAAATCCCCCATAGTAGAGCACTGTTTGACTTGCCCTTTCATCTCTCAACAAGTGTCCCTGAAACCTCAGAAATCAACATTAATAACTAGActaatgatgatgtgatttttaaTGATGAGAGGCTACTTGTTCTCAATATGAGCAACATTTCTCTTTTCTAGTGTCCCATCCTATTAGACCAAAGGCACCATCAGCAACAAGCATTCCTGCCATTCTTAAGTCCCTTCAAGATGAGTGGGTAAGTGTTGAAATCCACAAGTATACACCtttatacagtaaatgttaCTTAGAATTtctgttttgactttttctttatAATCTTAACAGTCACAAATCATGGGTGGAGCAGAATGTATCAATCTATTGAAAAACAGTAGCTATATTAGATTACAGTGCAACACATATTCTGTCTTGACTGAAACATCTTGGTTCGTTGCTTTAATTGCCTTGTGCCATCCACCTGACACATACAATGGACCCAAAAAAATCAAGATCAGTTGCTTGCTAGTTGTTGTTGAAAGCCACTTCTAGGAATTATAAACCAAGTTGATAATTGCAGAAGAACTTGAAATGTAACTGGCTTAgagttgtttttccttttttttccccctccttcaTCCTGTCTTTTCTGTTGTAGGATGCTGTTATGCTTCATAGCTTCACCTTgcggcagcagctgcagactaCTCGCCAGGAACTGTCGCACGCCCTCTACCAGCATGATGCCGCCTGCAGAGTCATCGCTCGACTCACCAAAGAGGTCACTGCTGCGAGAGAAGGTGGGTtaacagcagtttgtgtttcctctggtgCAGGGCGTAATTTCAGTTGTAGAGCACATTAAACAGCGTTTAGATGATCACCAGCTCTCTCCAGAATCCACTTGAACATGAGCTCATAGATGTCATTTTGAGAGCGTGTTTTCTTATGAGGTCTATTTCCTTCTTGCAGCTCTTGCCACACTCAAACCCCAAGCTGGATTGGTTGCCCCTCAGGCAGTTCCCGCCTCtcagccagctgcagcagtgagtgaTTGACTTTATTTAAATCAATAGTAATACTTATCAGAAACACTCATAATCATCTTTTGCTGTACTTGCTTTCTTACAGTCTATGTTTTTTGTCCTCTCAGGGTGCTGGTGGAGAGCCTATGGAGATTAGTGAACAGGTGGGAATGACCCCCGAGATCATCCAGAAGGTAAGACTTTTTCTTTTACCCTAATAAATCATTATTTAGCTGAAAGCTTCCCAATTTCTTTAGCAACCCAGAGATGTGTTTCAGTAcggcttttttctttttacagctcCAAGACAAAGCGACTATTCtcaccacagagagaaagaaggtaTTATTTTTCAAGTTTATGCTGTAATATCTCAGTGTTGTGTAAACATCATGGTGTCATGTAATGTGTATGCTTTCACACTTGTAACCACCTCACTGTGTCTCTCCAGAGAGGAAAGACTGTTCCAGAGGAGCTGGTTAGAGCTGAGGATCTCAGCAAATACCGCCAGGTGGCCTCCCATGCTGTAAGTATAAATTTCTGTCTGTTGAGCATAAATTGATCAGGAGGCTGCAGCAGTTCCCTCAAGTGATGTGATATACATAGTGTCAACATGTATGTGTCTTTTGTTGCCTTCAGGGTCTTCATAGTGCCAGTGTTCCTGGTATTCTGGCTCTGGATCTGTGTCCCTCAGACACCAACAAAGTGCTTACCGGTACAGTGAATACATCTTTtgatttacaaacatttgtgatTTGTTGGAATTTTATGATATCATTTGAAGCATCTGTTATTTGATGTTAACCCCACCTATATTCTTCTAGGCGGAGCTGATAAGAACGTTGTGGTGTTTGACAAGAATGAGGAGCAGATTGTGGCAACACTCAAGGGTCACACGAAGAAGGTCACCTCTGTCATTTACCATCCATCTCAGGTAAGTTTCCGTCTTAGTTTGAAACATTAACCTGTCAAACATCAAAATACTACCTCTTCagataaacaaaatataacacaGATTTCGGAGGAATGCTTAACATGAtctatttttttcaaatgttttgacTTTCTTCTCCTCGCTCCCTtgctgtctttttctcctccagtctgtggTCTTCTCTGCATCTCCAGACACCACCATCCGTGTGTGGTCTGTCACTGGAGGAAACTGTGTCCAGGTGGTCCGTGCTCACGAGGCAGGTGTCACTGGACTCTCCCTACATGCTACTGGAGACTACCTGCTCAGCTCCTCTGAAGATCAGGTATGTTTGCAGCTTGAAGAAATTACCCACAGGGTCCATGCTTTAATAAATTACAGAAGTAGTGGGGAATGGTTCATCACACTAAcgtcactgttgtttttaatcGTGCAGTACTGGGCCTTCTCTGACATCCAGACTGGTAGAGTCCTCACCAAAGTCACTGATGAAAGTGCTGGCTGTGGTAAGTGCCTCTGTATtaatgaatatgtgtgtttgacagtggaGATAAGTCCTTTTCCAAGtgttaatgtttctgtctgccCCCCACAGCTCTCACCTGTGCTCAGTTCCACCCTGATGGTCTCATTTTTGGCACTGGTACGGCTGACTCCCAAATTAAGATTTGGGATCTGAAGGAGCGCACTAATGTGGCCAACTTCCCTGGCCACTCTGGCCCCGTCACCTCCATTGCTTTCTCTGAGAACGGATACTATCTGGCCACAGGTAACAACTACtaacagtatttttacactgaccCACATTACTATTTAGAATCCTACTGAGGAAAAATTTGGAATTTGCAAAACATGTGTGTAGGAGCCACATATCTAATCATATTATCTTAAAGTGAGCAGGAATTTTACTTGCATTTGTTTCATTAACACTGACATCCTTGTTTGATGCTGTCCTCCAGGTGCCCAGGATAGCTCGCTGAAACTGTGGGATCTGAGGAAGCTGAAGAACTTCAAGACAATCACTCTGGACAACAACTATGAGGTAAGAAAGTGTGGTCATGTCTGCTGTTAAAGAAATTTGTCGTTATTTGTCGTGCAGACATACTGGTAGCTGCATTGCTATAGCTTAAGAGACAACCAGTAATGCTGTTTCCTActgctttgtgttttaatgttaagctaagctaaccaccttCTGGCTTCATGTACAGACACAaaagtggtattgatctttGCATGTAGCCCTTaggataaataaacatatttaatgtgATATCAGATGACTTAAagaatcttttgtttttctgtttcaggtgaAGTCCCTTGTGTTTGATCAGAGTGGTACCTACCTGGCTGTAGGAGGGTCTGACATTCGTGTCTACATCTGCAAACAGTGGTCTGAGGTCCTCAACTTCACAGGTGCGGGACAAAAATACCAATCTCTTTCCAGATGTTCATCCAGAATGCATGTTATATGATATTTGGTGTAAAGAAGAAGCAGATTTTTGACCTTGCTTTTTCCTTTCTAATTGTAGACCATACAGGATTGGTGACTGGAGTGGCCTTTGGAGAGAACGCTCAGTTCCTGACCTCTGCAGGAATGGATAGAAGCCTCAAATTCTACAGTTTGtagaaaaacatacattcaGGAGGGAAGGAGAACAAAAAAgtgaggggtggtggtggagaggtCTCTGTCTGAGCAGTGACTATCCTGGACACAGACTTAGCATAGACCTGTAATttttagaaaaagaagaaaaaaaatcagtgctaACTTTGCTTCTTTAGTGTGTTAGTTGTCATGTCCAGGAAAGAGATCCAGTGAAATTATCTGCTAATTGAAACCACAGCAGCATGGCTAAGATAACAACATGTGTGTTGGCATTGAAATTATAAATGATGTTAAATGAGATGCAGAAGTCAGTGTAATGTTCCTATCTGATTTGCCAGCAATTATGATTTTACTGtagtattttttttgtgtgtgtgtgtatcagggGAGGGTGGGGTCAAAAATTGCTTGTGATACAGCTCCAGTGTTGTAGCACACTGTTGGGAACTGTACGTGGTGTGACAACAATCTGCTTTGCTTTTAATTTAGACCAGCTTCATTACAGTAACTTTAGAGTAAGATGAAAATAATCTGTAGTGATGCAGACGTACAGCAAGCAGAAGATGACCAGGTGTATGAGacttattttcctctgtgacaAATATTGTGTTGTTTAAGCGCCTCTCAtttgcatttcctgtttcaatTGTTCCATTTATACTTATGTCTTTTTATCCAATTGTATATTTCTCCTTACTCCCTATTTTACCTGTTGCACCGCTGCCcttttacaataaaataaaatatcttttgTATTGCCATACATGTGTTTGTCAGATTAAAACTAAGGGCACTGTTGGGgcatctgaaaaaaataaaataatttcccACTGACTccattttcagatatttcatcATACAGAACTAACATTTCTCAGTAAGTATAGTCGCACATAACTCCCCAGTGATATTAATTTATTGTCCGTCTTTTATTGACAAATTCAGACTACTGTGTTGGTGGGTGTTCTCAAAGTCCccttcatttttgttatttctcttGGGTGTTGGAGCTTCTCTGTATAGAATGATGACTGTGCAGTTTGACTCCAGAAAGCTGTTTACACATCCATTTGCTTGAGGGGAAAAGTTTCTGTGCTCATCCCTAAATCACTGCACATGTCAACATGACTTTGAAACAGCTTGGGCTGAAACAtcgtgtgcacacacagagagaatggACTTTTCAGAGTGATGGGAGCTCTTTATATACAATCTGTGGGTAGGAGACATCTTGTCCAGTAATTAACTTAATTAGAATTTTACAATGAAGGAGAAAGGACAGACGTAATTATATGAAACcttaacagtaaaatactgcGTGCGCAATTATGCATGAGTATACCGTACATGCCTTTACTTTAGTGCAATTTTAAGTGCTGGACTTTTATTAATAGTATTTTGCTAAGTTGTGTCAAATTTAGTTATTTCCAACCGGAAATGATTCGTGTCATCACGGTGTCGCTTAGCAACCACTGTTCGGCAAACCAACTACTCCAACTTTGACATAATTGATTAAGTAACCGTATAAGAATAATATAAATCAACACTAGCATTAGATTTTCATCTTTGACGGTTCATAAAACCCCATTTACATTTCCCTTCGTTGCCGCCATTTAATAATCCTGAAAATCTCGACCTCTCGTGGCCGAATGGGAGACGAACGCCAGCTGTCACGTGAGGCCGCAGTAACGTGACTCTCACAAACGGGAAGTTCGAGACAGAAGGCAGAACTTCTCACAAACAAGCGTCTGATTTGTCCCGGTCGTCAGTTACCGGTGTGTACGACGGTACGAGGCTGGACAGTCCGGATACACAGCAGTGTGGAGTCCAGCGGAATTCAGGAGGCAGACAGGTGAGAAACTGTGTATTTAGCTTCATTTTGTGCTCGTGTCAAGCTGTTTTTTAGTTCAAACCCACAGCGTGTGACCTGCTGTTGTCATGACACAAATCAAAATCTTGTGCTACTTTAATTTTCCCCCACGGGATTTTCCCAGCCTCAGTGAATAAAGGGTCTATTTTTCATTTAGTGTGACATCTTTTGTTTGACTGCAGTGGTTTGCGCTTCCGTTTTATTGGCATGGTGTACCACTAAAAACGAAACTCTGCTCCAGCTCTGTATGGCGAGAAAAAAAGAccgtttttttaaaaagccgAAGACTTTAATCGTCCAAGAAAACGCAAATGTTTCTTCATGAaaacaagtgtttttcttttaatactCGCTACTTGTTGATGTGTTCATAATTTTAATGTCAagtcttgtttctttgttcctttcattgtttgtttaaGTAACACACAGTCTTCATAAATTCACTTCATCACTTGATATAAAACCTGAATCGTCAATTTATTAGTTACACCCTagcaaaaaaatctgcagactGGCACGGTAGGCCTGCTATAAATCCTACATTTGTTAAAATTATAACGTTTAGTTTATGATGTAACTGTTTTAGAGACGTGATGATTCagttttatggtcattttaaaaGCTGTAGTTTTTGATGCTGCAGTATTTGCTGcagttattttgtccaccttaGTTATATCAGTGAAGTTAAATCTTATATAACACAATACAGCACAACaccaccacaaactacagcctttAAAGTGaccataaaacaaaatgaataccTCTCTAAAGCACATTCAACAACTCAAACTAAGCCTTAGCAAAGGTAAGATTTATTGCTTAAATCAGAGTGTAGTTTAGTTTTAGCTAAATTTATAAACTGgtgatgtgatttatttatttttattttgtattcttGAGATTTTACTCTCAACTGTCAAAACTGTGACCTTGTAATATTGGCAGGAGCATGGCTTTGCAAAAATGGAAATCCCACCTGATTGTCACAGTCAGGAGGACTTACCACTTCCCTTTTCTGTAGTTTCAACTCATACGCTTCTGCCTTGTCACTGAGAGGCTTTTATTGTCCCAACTGAAAATGGGTGCCctctgaacttttttttttttttttttttttaactgcctCGCTTCTCCACTTTTTCAATAATATTTCCCATTCCTCTATAGTTTGCAGTACCTGGGCTACATTGTCAGATTTTAGAAGGAAATATTAATCATTGAACTTTTTAACTAAACTTATTTCCTTGCTGTTTTGCAGGCAACCATGGGCTCCATGTTTCGCAGCGAGGAGGTGTGCCTGGTGCAGCTCTTCCTTCAGTCCGGCTCAGCCTACAATTGTGTCAGTGAGCTGGGAGAGCTGGGCCTGGTTGAGTTCAGGGATGTAAGTCACTTTAACTGTTGTTCAGCTCATGATTTATCCTCTTAAACTAGTCAGCTGTTTTGGCCACATTTATGTCCTACATTTCTTCCCATGCAAACCCTAGTTTGAGCACAGTTATTTATCCATTTGCAAGTGATTGTGATATTGCTACCAGTAGATACCTCTTTGAATTCACTTTGCAATTTGCAGCATCTTTAAATCAGACCTGAGCTGAGATGGTCAACTGACGGTTGATTTGAGTCATTGTGAGACACTGCAAAAATGTTCCTTCTCTTATTGTGATCAGATGAACATGACTAACCCTGctgccctcttcctctcccctgtGCTCTGATACTTCTGATTTCAGTTAAATCCAAACGTGAACGCCTTTCAGAGGAAGTTTGTCGGCGAAGTCAGACGATGTGAAGAACTTGAGAAAACCTTTAGTAAGTAACATTCACTTCACAATATTTTCATCTCTTGCCTTTATTAGTTTTGTTTAGATTGTCTGTCTGCCTTCTCTGACTGTCTTTTATCTGCCCCTCAGCCTTCCTGGAGCAGGAGATCAACCGCTCCCTGTCTCCACCGTTGCACGGTCCCCTCCTTCCCCCATGCCCAACACCTTTGGCCCCTCAACCCCGTGAGCTAATCACTatagaggaggagagcgagaggcTGGCCAGAGAGCTCAAAGAGGTGAGCGCTGAAAACAAGGCCATGCTGATAAGTCACAGAAGAGTCTCTGTTGTCTCTTTAGTATGCAATCAGAGCAggtttagctttttttttaattcacctgtgt belongs to Lates calcarifer isolate ASB-BC8 linkage group LG8, TLL_Latcal_v3, whole genome shotgun sequence and includes:
- the prpf19 gene encoding pre-mRNA-processing factor 19 → MSLVCAISNEVPEHPCVSPVSNQVFERRLIEKYIAENGTDPMNGQPLSEEQLVDIKVSHPIRPKAPSATSIPAILKSLQDEWDAVMLHSFTLRQQLQTTRQELSHALYQHDAACRVIARLTKEVTAAREALATLKPQAGLVAPQAVPASQPAAAGAGGEPMEISEQVGMTPEIIQKLQDKATILTTERKKRGKTVPEELVRAEDLSKYRQVASHAGLHSASVPGILALDLCPSDTNKVLTGGADKNVVVFDKNEEQIVATLKGHTKKVTSVIYHPSQSVVFSASPDTTIRVWSVTGGNCVQVVRAHEAGVTGLSLHATGDYLLSSSEDQYWAFSDIQTGRVLTKVTDESAGCALTCAQFHPDGLIFGTGTADSQIKIWDLKERTNVANFPGHSGPVTSIAFSENGYYLATGAQDSSLKLWDLRKLKNFKTITLDNNYEVKSLVFDQSGTYLAVGGSDIRVYICKQWSEVLNFTDHTGLVTGVAFGENAQFLTSAGMDRSLKFYSL